The genomic window AGACGTTTAAGGCAATCAATGATCCAAAAGGACCGTTTGCTGAAAAAGGAGTTATCGCGTTTGCCTATAATATGGATGGAACGCTGCTTGCCCACTCCACCCTTCAGTATCTGATCGGAGAAAAGCGGCTGGGTTACCGGGGAGCCTACAGTATCCTTACTCCGGTTACCGGTATGATCAACCGTGCTTCACAGGGTGGAGGGTTTACACATTATTACACGGCGGTTCCGTACACTGATCATCTGGCAACCTTTGATCTCTGTTATGTTCTGCCGGTGGATGATACCTGGTTTGTCGGTGCGGCGATGCCGGTAAACAATACGCTGTTCACCTACGATACCGGAGTCAGGGATGATATGCACCAAAATCTGGAGACTGCCAGAAAGTACCTCAACACATATGGAAAGGAGAAGACGATTGAAGAGATGATGAACCCGTCCGGTTTTTTCCATACGAACAATATTCCGGTGTTTGCCGGAGATTATAATGGAACCATGCTCACGGATGCAGATATTTTCCCCCTCAAAGCCGGTGAGAATTCTTTTTCGATGATTTCGTACCATGGCGGGTCTGCCGGCAGGGAGCTGGTGATTCTGGCAAAGTCTGGAGGAGGGTACACACTTTATGATACTGACAAGGGTATTTACATGATCTATGTTGAGCCGGTGGATGATACTTGGTATATGGGAAGCAGTTTGCGGGTGGGTGATTCCCATCCTTTAACCTGAGGAGGAAGAGATATGAACGTATGTGCACACGCAAATATCTATGAGATACAGTCTGCCAGACCGGGGGGGTTTTCCCTGCTGGTTGGTGCCATTCTTATTGCAGGCATTATTTTTGGAATGGTGTTTGTAGGAATTATGGCGATGGACAAAATTGTTGAGAAGGTGGAGAGTAATGCGGCGGTAACGGTGCATCTGCATGGGGATGATATTGAGGTGATGATCCTTTCCAGCTCATTTGCAGAGGAAATTATTTCCATTGAGGTCTCGATCGACGGAGTTTCTGATAGCAGAATGGTAATACCGGTCACGCTCGGGACTCCGGTATTCTGTGATGATATTGCTGTGGGAGTTACGGGATCAAAGTTTGTTGTGATCAATGCGATGTTTGCGGATGGAACGTCTGCTGTTATTCATTACACAAGAGTGCAGTTCTCGTAAAACTTTTTTTTTATTTTTTATCCGAGTAGGATCATCAATATTGCGTCTGAGAGGCTGTAGCCGAAGAGTGCAAGGATGTAGCCGAGAGTGATGGGAATCATGAACGGGATGCCGTAGGTGATCCAGACGTTCCCCGCACGCCGGTAGAGGTCAAGTTCGTTTGCGTACTTTTCCGGGTATTCGCGAAGGTTGCGGATTGAGAGAGCGGAACTTTTTTTCAGAGCGCGGACGGAGCTTGATGCAGGGAGAAACTCTCTTGTGATTTCGTCACCGTCGGTGATCTCTTCGGCGACAAATCCGAAGTGTCTGGTGATGGTGTCGCCTGAGACCGGCATGCCTGAACACATCAGCCAGAAGGGGGCTTTTTGTCTGCGAAGAATATTTTGTATGAGGAGGGCGAGCGG from Methanorbis furvi includes these protein-coding regions:
- a CDS encoding A24 family peptidase C-terminal domain-containing protein → MYELLPLAISAIAVLITFLYASWQDIKTRTVLTTTWYPAAVIGGIAALYFWYQQFLQPSALSASILATSVIVCIMMWVFAKAGMFGWADAKAMILLAATVPVTPFAIWIVPSLALSTLLNAGVIALLIPLALLIQNILRRQKAPFWLMCSGMPVSGDTITRHFGFVAEEITDGDEITREFLPASSSVRALKKSSALSIRNLREYPEKYANELDLYRRAGNVWITYGIPFMIPITLGYILALFGYSLSDAILMILLG